From Mytilus edulis chromosome 8, xbMytEdul2.2, whole genome shotgun sequence, one genomic window encodes:
- the LOC139484428 gene encoding uncharacterized protein, translated as MKQQSRLLSEMKSKMKVLTKENDLLQRQTFCAENMLISDGNVLFYTGLPNIITFKALLSYFEPKAKRLTYWEGCDTTRRSHFTKGPSRKLNIENELFAVLVRLKLGPLVEDIASRFKISCAQFSKMFNTWIRFLSIELDHLFPYPSMEQVRALMPESFNRFPNTRIILDCTEIFIQKPSVLKAQRQTWSSYKHRNTYKALIGIAPLYGGAASDKFIINDCGILDYIEPDDNVMADRGFEIADELSRKGASLDIPPFRNGNFQLSAQQVEVTRRIAEVRIHVERAIQRIKTCHILDGTMP; from the coding sequence ATGAAACAGCAATCTAGACTTTTAAGTGAAATGAAATCTAAAATGAAGGTATTGACAAAAGAGAATGACTTATTGCAGAGACAGACATTTTGTGCAGAAAATATGCTGATAAGTGATGGGAATGTACTATTCTACACAGGACTGCCTAACATTATAACATTCAAAGCCTTATTAAGCTACTTTGAACCCAAAGCAAAGAGATTGACATACTGGGAAGGGTGTGACACAACAAGAAGAAGTCATTTCACAAAAGGTCCAAGTAGGAAactaaatattgaaaatgaactttttgctgtTTTAGTAAGACTGAAACTTGGACCTTTGGTAGAAGATATTGCAAGTCGGTTTAAAATTTCTTGTGCACagttttcaaaaatgtttaatacATGGATTCGTTTTCTGAGTATAGAGCTTGATCATCTTTTTCCATATCCGTCAATGGAGCAAGTGAGAGCATTAATGCCAGAGTCGTTCAATAGATTTCCAAACACTAGAATTATTCTTGATTGTACggaaatatttattcaaaagccATCTGTATTGAAAGCCCAGAGACAGACATGGTCAAGTTATAAACATCGGAACACATATAAAGCTTTAATAGGGATAGCACCTTTATATGGAGGAGCTGCGTCAGATAAATTCATAATTAATGATTGTGGGATATTAGACTATATAGAGCCAGATGACAATGTAATGGCTGACAGAGGTTTCGAAATTGCCGATGAACTAAGTAGAAAAGGTGCTTCATTGGACATTCCACCGTTCAGGAATGGTAATTTCCAGTTGAGTGCCCAACAAGTAGAGGTAACAAGACGTATTGCTGAAGTGCGCATTCATGTTGAAAGGGCTATCCAGAGAATTAAGACATGCCACATCTTAGATGGGACTATGCCATGA